From Scomber scombrus chromosome 13, fScoSco1.1, whole genome shotgun sequence, a single genomic window includes:
- the mcm3ap gene encoding germinal-center associated nuclear protein codes for MNPANPFGSPQGGAFQAPNNAMKTGSFPLFGQQIPNNQPPQSVGFFQPSAFGQPSVNPPQHGNPLFGQGSAFGQPSTQQQQQQQQQQQQQPPVSQPPAFGMNTSGFGGGGSSGAPPPAFGQTTGSSQGSVFGQPTPAFGQTSAFGQAAGFAQQPPGFGKPPPPYGQQQQQQQQQQQPSGFGSSQMMTSSGSNTTLGQPQPLSFGQSVFGQPASTSVPTSSVFGQPASTTVSTNSMFGQPASTTVSTNSMFGQPASTTVSTNSMFGQPASTTVSTNSMFGQTASTTVSTNSMFEQPASTTVSTNSMFGQPASTTVSTNSMFGQPASTTVPTSVFGQPASTSVPTSSVFGQPTSTTVSTTSVFGVASTQSRSFGTSEFSFKPANEALFKPIFSASPEPTNPQPTSNSPFGSSNAPQTSSTTMSSGSTTTGFPLLTGAKSGPLGFSFSQPAAAPSISTQSNPLTTGTSSGPSSTLQFTFSQPGAPSSSNTKASTTEPTTPSSFSFSAKTVQPQTASIFTGSNFVQPSAFGEAKANTEAGSDDKGSSLEGLGDTNIFARSSKGTKRKEDAVVPSSAPEKPLAEEDAPAETDLPRHPPKRPLMRSRGPPPGLFGRALSGLRRDVTPPARRDAAKESQLEEAEGDDVQIQDENLTAATPEAQTLMREVMEKADEPDSAVVPEPQIENTTPEKRGTRRESMESLSGGSADCTTIQCRNVPPALNKKELIEKHFGRFGRVRKVFCRTAKNLAIVHFDDHASAAKAKKKGKMMHRQELLLLWQRKKQSPGDKGSRTAAEREEAEGEGQEDIASKAASSPLRRPPFRGAAVGSAMNFSRSSPVKKSSMVKSLQFDSELQKESSADTQSLERPVPSSLLPLIGQLADTAEDKYRLLEQRDKILRQGRPKRTDLDLSKVFVGTCPDMCPEKERYMRETRNQLSVFEVIANTEMVDHTTAIKEYSRSSADQEEPLPHDLRPLPVLSMTMDYLVTQIMDQGPDNYRDWYDFVWNRTRGIRKDIIQQRLCCPHTVSLIEKCTRFHVHCSHHLCEESLSTFDAKINNENMTKCLQSLKEMYEDLDTRQIYCAREAEFRQYSVLVKLNDGDILRDVQQFRDEVRNSPEVKFAVQAFAAVNSNNFVRFFKLVKGASYLASCLLHRYFNQVRAKALKALNVAHTVGPRSTAFPLDDIVRMLMFRTVDEATDFIQQYGLNVNDGVVELSRIAYQEPELPLSQKKSEVILSKKMMLVGEVVNGGSLPNPPQHAPVCSFDFQNKFRGEAPMALPSSSQSSQFKAIATKLEVKAPPSAELLTQVDVPAGFGLPPAVRDETGEPADSLHSAARPADSQQLFQPIAQPQPVKPPSPPPKPQYSDEDIMAVLDRVIEEVVEATVREVADAGASYTTTALSESSVQVESVVTEVLGQMLQEVSSSEIQLEQDHVVEEKRKLEEARRKQEHEAFLIQYSFSLCKELIYEVIDETIKEAATSEIQEAVDEKTERVAKCTEQVCTSLVEETLNADIALLVEEILDVELQRIHKYIKRWRDVVAVRRQLKRQMRGFPAAPCCVDPRFKLKALAPSAPARPSMADLALGLVNLGNSGTLALSSTRLLKMRQEVIHQLRVHYYYQQLLNESVWAPLDLSALVTENIPDPPERIFWKAVLLLPSDDESVASLADRILSDWLEVKLGGGKKSEVMEEEKQPDGTLQTLCVINALQETEQHVHKVHVSIKASRGPLIEDSLSKMEECCDLQGTGALIMLLPAPRAAESEQDEQDVPLLSARLQLRQLQQASTWHSPLPLVILVPGPDSDTQKLEEDLMLDTLVKEGLISEYTFLFIPETTSDLQGSKQLSHAMQWLLARAPPPFPLSCQTLVQLVEASLSREFSQRVQAHRQERAAACLPSQDPAPVIQLYNAVLDHIADRVTSQDLSRLSWPPGEFCLPDTRDFVPHLGWNSASHMDWLQKAILSLKLPQWNQVSNTDSYSELCSSVFHYAAQIPVSRNSQPLIMSRLENLLERVRLKGRRSRTPRLKVTAGSWGDGDQSSCQIPWDDVLVICIDHKLKDWQVPGPPVCEDAVTEDGEILVYFLTESLKGFQPPEGWTEAVRQTHREKQQENKGASAAACATPTGLSLRQRLFSNPLEPFKALTAPLDVSHTPTAEELLAHKVLRNLEEEKAESKRSMEQLQRWLDGDAFDHLSTPLFIPSSTLLSMPTIISHAPAAKTRDAALTEESESDELSEKADWPKTAPVSMAWRLKELEQQILASQEEELACRLKLNGLLSIVDD; via the exons ATGAATCCTGCAAATCCGTTTGGGAGCCCTCAAGGTGGCGCTTTCCAAGCCCCAAACAATGCTATGAAGACTGGATCGTTCCCTTTATTTGGGCAGCAAATCCCAAACAATCAGCCTCCTCAGTCTGTGGGGTTTTTCCAGCCTTCTGCATTTGGACAGCCGTCTGTCAACCCCCCCCAGCATGGAAACCCTCTCTTCGGACAAGGCTCTGCTTTCGGCCAGCCGtccacacaacaacaacaacaacaacagcagcagcagcagcagcagcctccagTGAGCCAGCCTCCAGCTTTCGGGATGAACACCTCTGGATTTGGTGGTGGAGGTAGTAGTGGTGCTCCTCCTCCAGCTTTTGGGCAGACAACTGGATCAAGTCAGGGTTCAGTGTTTGGGCAGCCGACACCTGCTTTCGGACAGACTTCTGCTTTTGGGCAGGCGGCAGGGTTTGCTCAGCAGCCTCCAGGATTTGGGAAACCACCACCTCCATatggacaacaacaacaacagcagcagcagcagcagcaaccgtCTGGATTTGGGAGCTCTCAGATGATGACTTCTTCAGGCTCCAACACAACTTTAGGGCAACCTCAGCCGCTCAGTTTTGGACAGTCTGTGTTTGGACAGCCAGCATCCACCAGTGTCCCCACCAGTAGTGTGTTTGGACAGCCAGCATCCACCACTGTCTCCACCAACAGTATGTTTGGACAGCCAGCGTCCACCACTGTCTCCACCAACAGTATGTTTGGACAGCCAGCATCCACCACTGTCTCCACCAACAGTATGTTTGGACAGCCAGCGTCCACCACTGTCTCCACCAACAGTATGTTTGGACAGACAGCATCCACCACTGTCTCCACCAACAGTATGTTTGAACAGCCAGCGTCCACCACTGTCTCCACCAACAGTATGTTTGGACAGCCAGCATCCACCACTGTCTCCACCAACAGTATGTTTGGACAGCCAGCATCCACCACTGTTCCCACCAGTGTGTTTGGACAGCCAGCGTCCACCAGTGTCCCCACCAGCAGTGTGTTTGGACAGCCAACATCCACCACTGTCTCCACCACCAGTGTGTTTGGAGTAGCATCGACCCAAAGCAGAAGTTTTGGCACATCCGAATTCAGCTTCAAGCCAGCCAACGAGGCTCTTTTCAAACCTATCTTCAGCGCCAGTCCCGAGCCCACTAACCCTCAACCTACTTCCAACTCACCTTTTGGCAGCAGTAACGCACCCCAGACCAGCTCCACCACCATGAGTAGCGGCAGCACCACCACTGGCTTCCCCCTCTTGACCGGAGCTAAATCTGGACCTCTTGGCTTCAGCTTCTCTCAGCCTGCTGCAGCCCCTTCGATCTCTACCCAAAGTAACCCTTTAACAACTGGGACTAGCAGCGGCCCCTCCAGCACTCTCCAGTTCACCTTCTCCCAACCAGGCGCCCCCTCCAGCTCCAACACTAAAGCCTCCACCACCGAGCCCACCACCCCATCCTCTTTCAGCTTCTCAGCCAAAACCGTCCAACCACAGACGGCGTCAATTTTTACAGGAAGCAACTTTGTGCAGCCCTCGGCTTTTGGAGAGGCCAAAGCGAACACAGAAGCCGGTTCAGATGATAAAGGGAGCAGCCTCGAAGGTTTAGGGGACACTAATATATTTGCACGGTCCAGCAAAGGCACCAAGCGTAAAGAGGATGCAGTGGTCCCCAGTTCTGCCCCAGAGAAACCCCTTGCGGAGGAGGATGCTCCAGCAGAAACAGATTTACCCAGACACCCCCCAAAGAGGCCCCTGATGAGGTCCCGTGGGCCCCCACCAGGGTTATTCGGCAGGGCGCTGAGCGGACTGAGAAGAGATGTGACTCCACCGGCGAGACGAGATGCTGCCAAGGAGAgtcagctggaggaggcggaggGTGATGATGTCCAAATTCAGGATGAAAACCTGACTGCTGCAACTCCTGAAGCCCAAACACTGATGAGAGAGGTGATGGAAAAAGCTGACGAGCCAG ATTCAGCAGTCGTTCCAGAACCGCAGATTGAAAACACGACTCCAGAGAAGCGCGGCACACGCCGGGAGAGCATGGAGAGCCTCAGCGGCGGCTCCGCTGACTGCACCACCATCCAGTGCAGGAACGTTCCTCCAGCCCTCAACAAGAAGGAGCTGATCGAGAAGCACTTCGGTCGGTTCGGCAGAGTCCGCAAAGTCTTCTGCCGGACTGCCAAGAACCTGGCCATCGTGCACTTTGATGACCAC GCGTCAGCGGCAAAGGCAAAGAAGAAAGGCAAAATGATGCACAGACAAGAACTTCTCCTCTTGTGGCAGAGAAAGAAGCAAA GTCCGGGAGACAAAGGGAGCAGaactgcagcagagagggaggaggcagagggagaaGGTCAGGAGGACATAGCGTCCAAGGCGGCTTCCTCTCCGCTCAGAAGGCCTCCGTTCAGAGGTGCTGCTGTCGGCAGCGCAATGAACTTCAGCCGCAG CTCTCCGGTGAAGAAGTCGTCCATGGTGAAATCTCTCCAGTTTGACTCCGAGCTGCAGAAAGAGAGCAGCGCAGATACCCAGAGCTTGGAGCGCCCggtcccctcctccctcctccctctcatcGGTCAGCTGGCTGACACCGCCGAGGACAAGTACCGCCTCCTGGAGCAGAGAGACAAGATCCTGCGTCAAG GTCGACCCAAGCGGACGGACCTGGACCTGTCCAAGGTGTTTGTGGGAACGTGTCCTGATATGTGTCCGGAGAAGGAGAGGTACATGAGGGAAACAAGGAACCAGCTCAGCGTATTCGAGGTCATCGCAAACACAGAGATG GTGGATCACACAACGGCCATCAAAGAGTACAGTCGCTCATCGGCCGACCAGGAGGAGCCGCTGCCCCACGACTTGCGCCCCCTGCCCGTACTCAGCATGACCATGGACTACCTGGTGACTCAGATCATGGACCAGGGCCCCGACAACTACAGGGACTGGTACGACTTTGTCTGGAACAGGACGCGCGGCATCCGTAAG GATATCATCCAGCAGCGCCTGTGCTGCCCTCACACCGTGTCACTGATCGAGAAGTGCACCCGCTTCCACGTGCACTGCTCCCACCACCTCTGCGAGGAGAGCCTTTCTACCTTCGACGCCAAGATCAACAACGAGAACATGACCAAGTGCCTGCAGAGTCTGAAGGAGATGTACGAGGACCTGGACACGCGTCAGATCTACTGCGCCCGTGAGGCCGAGTTCCGCCAGTACAGCGTCCTGGTGAAGCTCAACGACGGCGACATCCTGCG TGATGTGCAGCAGTTTCGTGACGAGGTGCGTAACTCTCCTGAGGTGAAGTTTGCCGTGCAGGCATTCGCCGCCGTCAACAGCAACAACTTTGTGCGCTTCTTCAAACTGGTGAAAGGAGCTTCCTACCTGGCCAGCTGCCTCCTGCACAGATACTTCAACCAG GTCAGAGCGAAGGCCCTGAAGGCTCTGAACGTGGCTCACACAGTTGGTCCACGGTCGACTGCGTTTCCACTCGATGACATCGTTCGGATGTTAATGTTTCGCACCGTTGACGAGGCAACGGACTTCATCCAGCAGTACGGCCTCAATGTCAATGACGG TGTGGTGGAGCTGAGTCGGATAGCCTATCAGGAGCCGGAGCTTCCTCTCTCCCAGAAGAAGTCAGAGGTCATCCTCTCCAAGAAAATGATGTTGGTTGGCGAGGTGGTGAACGGAGGCTCGCTCCCTAACCCTCCGCAGCACGCTCCGGTCTGCAGCTTCGACTTCCAGAACAAGTTCAGGGGAGAGGCACCAATGGCTCTCCCCTCCTCCAGCCAGTCGAGCCAGTTCAAAG CCATAGCAACCAAGCTGGAGGTTAAAGCTCCACCCAGCGCTGAGTTGCTGACGCAGGTCGACGTTCCCGCCGGGTTCGGTCTTCCTCCAGCTGTTAGAGATGAGACCGGAGAGCCAGCGGATTCACTTCACAGCGCTGCTCGTCCAGCAGACTCCCAGCAGCTGTTCCAGCCGATAGCCCAACCTCAGCCTGTCAAACCACCATCACCTCCACCCAAACCTCAGTACAGCGACGAG GACATCATGGCCGTACTAGACCGTGTTATCGAAGAGGTGGTTGAAGCGACGGTGAGAGAGGTAGCCGATGCCGGTGCAAGCTACACCACAACAGCGCTCTC GGAGAGCAGCGTGCAGGTGGAGTCCGTGGTGACCGAGGTTTTGGGACAGATGCTACAAGAGGTGTCGTCATCCGAGATCCAGCTGGAACAAGATCACGTCGTTGAGGAGAAACGCAAGCTTGAAGAAGCCAG GAGGAAGCAGGAGCACGAGGCCTTCCTGATCCAATACAGCTTCTCTCTCTGCAAGGAACTCATCTACGAAGTCATAGACGAGACCATCAAGGAGGCCGCCACCTCTGAGATCCA ggaagCTGTGGATGAGAAAACGGAGCGTGTGGCGAAATGCACCGAGCAGGTCTGCACCAGTCTGGTTGAGGAGACTCTGAATGCAGATATCGCTCTGTTGGTGGAAGAAATCCTCGATGTTGAGCTGCAGCGGATCCACAAGTACATCAAAAG GTGGCGTGATGTGGTGGCGGTGCGTCGGCAGCTGAAGAGACAGATGAGAGGTTTCCCCGCCGCTCCTTGCTGCGTCGACCCTCGCTTCAAACTGAAGGCTCTGGCTCCCAGCGCTCCAGCACGGCCCTCCATGGCAGATCTGGCCTTGGGTCTGGTCAACCTGGGCAACTCAGGGACGTTAGCTCTGTCCAGCACCAG GTTGTTGAAaatgagacaggaagtgatccACCAGCTGAGAGTCCACTACTACTATCAACAGCTGCTCAA TGAGTCGGTGTGGGCGCCACTCGACCTGTCAGCACTGGTGACCGAAAACATCCCCGATCCACCGGAGAGAATCTTCTGGAAAGCCGTTCTCCTCTTACCCAGCGATGATGAGAGCGTCGCCAGCCTggcagacag GATCCTCTCTGACTGGCTGGAGGTGAAGCTCGGTGGTGGCAAGAAGTCAGAGgtcatggaggaggagaagcagccTGATGGCACTCTGCAGACCCTCTGTGTCATCAACGCTCTGCAGGAGACCGAACAGCATGTTCACAAAGTCCACGTCAGCATTAAG gCGTCCAGAGGTCCTCTCATTGAAGACAGCCTCTCCAAAATGGAGGAGTGCTGTGATCTCCAGGGGACAGGAGCTCTAATCATGCTGCTCCCCGCGCCGCGTGCCGCAGAGTCCGAGCAAGACGAGCAGGACGTTCCTCTGCTGTCAGCTCGGCTTCAGCTCAGACAGCTACAACAGGCCAGCACCTGGCACAGTCCGCTGCCTCTGGTTATTCTGGTGCCAGGACCTGACAGCGACACACAGAAACTAGAAGAAG ACCTGATGCTGGATACACTCGTCAAAGAAGGCCTGATATCAGAATACACCTTCCTCTTCATACCGGAGACTACCAGTGATCTGCAGGGATCCaaacag CTCAGTCACGCTATGCAGTGGCTGCTGGCCCGTGCACCGCCACCCTTCCCCCTCTCCTGTCAGACCCTGGTGCAGCTCGTCGAGGCCAGCCTGAGTCGTGAGTTCAGTCAGAGGGTTCAAGCCCACCGCCAGGAACGAGCTGCGGCTTGTCTCCCCTCCCAGGACCCCGCACCCGTCATCCAGCTTTACAACGCTGTCCTGGATCACATCGCTGACAGAGTGACGTCGCAGGATCTCTCCAGACTGTCGTGGCCGCCGGGCGAGTTCTGCCTGCCTGATACTCGTGACTTTGTCCCTCATCTGGGTTGGAACTCGGCCTCGCACATGGACTGGCTACAAAAAGCCATCCTGAGCCTGAAGCTGCCGCAGTGGAATCAAGTATCTAACACAG aTTCATATTCCGAACTCTGCTCCTCCGTCTTTCATTACGCTGCTCAGATCCCGGTCTCACGCAACAGTCAGCCCCTCATAATGTCACGCTTGGAAAACCTGCTGGAAAGAGTCCGACTAAAGGGTCGCCGTAGCAGAACCCCCAGATTGAAGGTAACCGCGGGCAGCTGGGGCGACGGAGACCAGAGTTCCTGTCAGATCCCCTGGGATGACGTGCTGGTGATTTGCATAGATCACAAGCTGAAGGACTGGCAGGTACCTGGACCACCAGTCTGTGAAG ATGCTGTGACGGAGGACGGGGAGATCCTGGTTTACTTCCTCACAGAGTCGTTGAAGGGCTTCCAGCCGCCTGAAGGATGGACCGAGGCCGTcagacaaacccacagagagaagcagcaggagAACAAAGG GGCGAGTGCAGCTGCTTGTGCCACACCCACCGGTCTGTCCCTCAGGCAGCGGTTGTTCAGCAATCCTCTGGAGCCTTTCAAGGCCCTGACGGCGCCGCTGGACGTCTCACACACTCCCACAGCGGAGGAGCTGCTCGCCCACAAAGTCCTCCGGAACTtagaggaggagaaggctgAAAGCAAAAG GAGCATGGAGCAGCTTCAGCGCTGGCTGGACGGTGACGCCTTCGACCACTTGTCTACTCcgcttttcattccttcctccaccctGCTGTCCATGCCCACAATCATATCGCACGCACCCGCAGCCAAGACTCGGGACGCCGCTCTCACAGAG GAATCAGAATCTGATGAGCTGTCGGAGAAAGCAGACTGGCCCAAGACCGCTCCTGTATCGATGGCTTGGCGACTGAAGGAACTCGAGCAACAGATTTTGGCAAGCCAAGAAGAAGAACTAGCCTGCAGACTAAAGCTGAATGGTCTGCTGAGCATCGTGGATGACTGA
- the lss gene encoding lanosterol synthase, with protein MNSFCSVEDLTLYLTTAAMTEGTHLRRRGGPYKTEPVTDMSRWRLTNVEGRQTWRYVEDEETPDREQTMLEAHSLGLDTTKFVSGSPAAHTAVDAALKGMNFYRHLQAEDGHWAGDYGGPLFLLPGLLITCHVAKIPLGAAWKKEMVRYLRSVQLPDGGWGLHIEDKSTVFGTALSYTSLRILGVEPDDPDMVRARNNLHSKGGAAGIPSWGKFWLAILNVYSWEGMNTLLPEMWLFPTWMPAHPSTLWCHCRQVYLPMSYCYAVRLAAEEDSLVLSLRQELYVQDYATIDWPAQRNNVAACDIYTPHSTLLTVAYMVLNVYEAHHSSMLRGMAVKELYDHIQADDRFTKCISIGPISKTINMLVRWYVDGPSSAVFQEHVSRIPDYLWLGLDGLKMQGTNGSQLWDTCFAVQAFLEAGAQDNPRLAECLRDAHQFLALTQIPDNPPEYQKYYRQMNKGGFPFSTRDCGWIVADCTAEGLKSVMLLQELCSSISQPIRSERLYDAVNVLLSMKNSDGGFATYETKRGGKLLELLNPSEVFGDIMIDYTYVECTSAVMQALRHFQKAHPEHRAEEISSTLREGLEYCRKVQRPDGSWEGSWGVCFTYGAWFGLEAFACMGHVYKDEDVCVEVQKACQFLLDWQMPDGGWGEDFESCEQRCYIQSSEAQIHNTCWALLGLMAVRHPDQRAIERGVQLLIDKQLPNGDWPQENIAGVFNKSCAISYTSYRNVFPIWTLGRFSTLYPFSPLTGKIKL; from the exons ATGAATTCATTCTGTTCAGTGGAGGATTTAACTCTGTATCTGACAACTGCGGCGATGACGGAGGGAAC ACACCTGCGGAGGCGAGGAGGGCCGTACAAGACGGAGCCCGTCACAGACATGAGCCGCTGGAGGCTGACCAATGTGGAGGGCAGGCAGACGTGGCGTTATGTGGAAGATGAAGAAACTCCAGACAGAGAACAGACCATGTTAGAAGCCCATTCGCTGGGTCTCGACACG ACTAAGTTCGTCTCTGGCTCGCCAGCCGCCCACACGGCTGTGGATGCTGCTCTGAAAGGTATGAACTTCTACAGACACCTCCAAGCTGAGGACGGTCATTGGGCAGGAGACTACGGCGGCCCTCTCTTCCTGCTACCAG GTCTCCTGATTACGTGTCATGTGGCTAAAATCCCTCTGGGAGCGGCCTGGAAGAAGGAAATGGTGCGATACCTGCGCTCCGTTCAGCTGCCAGATGGAGGCTGGGGACT aCATATTGAAGATAAGTCGACCGTGTTTGGCACAGCGCTGAGCTACACCTCGTTAAGGATCCTCGGAGTGGAGCCTGATGATCCAGATATGGTTCGAGCCAGAAACAACCTGCACAGCAAAG GAGGTGCAGCAGGTATTCCTTCGTGGGGTAAATTCTGGTTGGCCATTTTAAATGTCTACAGCTGGGAAGGGATGAACACACTCCTGCCAGAGATGTG GTTGTTCCCCACCTGGATGCCAGCTCACCCCTCCACCCTGTGGTGTCACTGTCGCCAGGTTTACCTCCCCATGAGTTACTGCTACGCTGTCAGACTGGCAGCAGAGGAGGACTCGCTGGTCCTCAGCCTCAGACAG GAGCTCTATGTCCAGGACTACGCCACCATCGACTGGCCGGCTCAGAGGAACAATGTGGCAGCTTGTGACATATACACACCTCACAGCACCCTGCTCACCGTCGCCTACA TGGTGCTGAACGTGTACGAAGCCCACCACAGCAGCATGCTGAGGGGGATGGCTGTCAAAGAGCTGTACGATCACATCCAGGCCGACGACCGTTTCACTAAATGTATCAGCATCGGACCG ATCTCCAAGACGATCAACATGCTGGTTCGTTGGTACGTGGACGGTCCGTCCTCTGCGGTCTTTCAGGAGCATGTCTCCAGGATCCCAGACTACCTCTG GTTGGGATTGGACGGCTTGAAAATGCAG GGAACCAACGGATCTCAACTCTGGGACACTTGTTTTGCTGTGCAGGCTTTCCTCGAG GCGGGAGCCCAGGATAACCCCAGACTCGCTGAGTGCCTCCGAGACGCCCATCAATTCCTCGCTCTCACACAG ATTCCTGATAATCCTCCTGAATACCAAAAATACTACAGACAAATGAACAAG GGAGGTTTCCCCTTCAGTACCCGCGACTGTGGCTGGATCGTGGCCGACTGCACAGCCGAGGGCCTGAAGTCAGTGATGCTGCTGCAGGAGCTCTGTTCCTCCATCAGCCAGCCGATCCGCTCAGAGCGCCTCTACGATGCCGTCAACGTG CTGCTGAGCATGAAAAACTCAGACGGTGGGTTTGCCACGTATGAAacgaagagaggagggaaactACTGGAGCTGCTCAACCCCTCTGAGGTGTTTG gTGATATCATGATAGATTATACCTATGTGGAGTGTACATCAGCCGTTATGCAGGCTCTGAGGCATTTCCAGAAGGCCCATCCTGAACACCGTGCTGAGGAGATAAG CTCCACCCTTAGAGAAGGACTGGAGTACTGCAGGAAGGTGCAGAGGCCTGATGGATCCTGGGAAGG GTCTTGGGGAGTGTGCTTCACATATGGAGCGTGGTTCGGCCTCGAAGCTTTTGCTTGTATGGGTCACGTCTACAAGGATGA ggatgtgtgtgtggaggtgcaGAAAGCCTGTCAGTTCCTGCTGGATTGGCAGATGCCAGACGGAGGCTGGGGGGAGGACTTTGAGTCGTGTGAGCAGCGTTGTTACATCCAGAGCAGCGAGGCTCAGATCCACAACACCTGCTGGGCTTTGTTAGGCCTCATGGCTGTCAG acatcCTGACCAGCGGGCCATTGAGAGAGGAGTccagctgctgattgacaagcAGCTGCCCAACGGAGACTGGCCACAG GAGAATATTGCAGGTGTGTTCAACAAGAGCTGCGCTATCAGCTACACCTCCTACAGAAACGTCTTCCCCATCTGGACCCTCGGACGCTTCTCAACACTTTACCCCTTCAGTCCCCTAACTGGGAAGATCAAGCTGTGa